One part of the Nitrosophilus kaiyonis genome encodes these proteins:
- the nspC gene encoding carboxynorspermidine decarboxylase, translating into MHRKSKIESVLDKIPTPCYVCEEELLEENLKLLHYVKEKSGAKILLALKGFAMWSTFDLVAKYLDGATASGLWEAKLSNEELKKETHTYSPAFKDDEIEEIAKISNHIIFNSFNQLKKYKDIVKKINPNISIGIRVNPEYSAAPVDLYNPCGAFSRLGVIKKEFDESEINSLDGLHFHALCEESAEALENVLKAFEEKFKKIIKRCKWVNFGGGHHITREDYEVEKLINIIKDFKKRYNNIEVYLEPGEAVGWQTGPLIATVVDIIHNGMDIAILDTSAEAHMPDVLAMPYRPDVRGAAKPLEKKYTYRLGGNSCLAGDIIGDYSFDKPLKIGQKIIFEDMIHYTFVKNTTFNGIKLPSLAILKKDGSLKIVKEFKYEDFKNRLS; encoded by the coding sequence ATTCATAGAAAAAGTAAAATAGAGTCTGTTTTAGATAAGATACCCACTCCATGTTATGTATGTGAAGAGGAGCTTTTAGAAGAGAATTTAAAACTTTTACATTATGTAAAAGAAAAAAGTGGAGCGAAAATTCTTTTAGCCCTCAAAGGTTTTGCTATGTGGAGCACCTTTGATTTAGTTGCAAAATATCTTGATGGTGCTACAGCAAGCGGCCTTTGGGAGGCAAAACTGTCAAATGAAGAGCTTAAAAAAGAAACTCATACATATTCTCCTGCCTTTAAAGATGATGAAATTGAAGAGATAGCAAAAATATCTAACCATATAATCTTTAACTCTTTTAATCAATTAAAAAAGTATAAAGATATTGTTAAAAAAATAAATCCTAATATCTCTATTGGAATAAGAGTAAATCCAGAATATTCAGCAGCCCCAGTTGATCTATATAATCCTTGTGGAGCTTTTAGTAGACTTGGAGTTATTAAAAAAGAGTTTGATGAAAGTGAAATTAACTCTTTAGATGGACTTCATTTTCACGCCCTTTGTGAAGAGAGTGCTGAGGCTTTAGAAAATGTTTTAAAAGCTTTTGAGGAAAAATTTAAAAAAATTATAAAAAGGTGCAAATGGGTAAATTTTGGTGGAGGACACCATATAACAAGAGAAGATTATGAAGTTGAAAAACTTATTAATATAATTAAAGATTTCAAAAAAAGATATAATAATATTGAGGTCTATTTAGAACCAGGTGAAGCAGTAGGATGGCAAACAGGACCTTTAATAGCAACTGTAGTTGATATTATTCATAATGGAATGGATATAGCAATTTTAGATACATCAGCAGAAGCTCACATGCCTGATGTCCTCGCAATGCCATATCGGCCAGATGTAAGAGGAGCAGCTAAACCATTAGAAAAAAAATATACATATAGACTTGGTGGAAATAGTTGTTTAGCAGGAGATATTATAGGAGATTATAGTTTTGATAAGCCATTAAAGATTGGACAAAAAATAATATTTGAGGATATGATTCATTATACTTTTGTAAAAAATACAACATTTAATGGAATAAAACTTCCATCATTGGCAATTTTGAAAAAAGATGGCTCTTTAAAAATTGTAAAAGAATTCAAATATGAAGATTTTAAAAATAGATTGTCATAA
- a CDS encoding saccharopine dehydrogenase family protein — MNRVLIIGAGGVGRVVAHKCALNSDVFNEITLASRTLSKCEEIKQEIKNKWNVDINVAKVDADNVNELIDLINLVKPNLVINVALPYQDLSIMEACMETKVDYLDTANYEHPDTAKFEYKEQWALHETFKERGIMALLGSGFDPGVTNVFVAYAQKHYFDEIHYIDILDCNAGDHGYPFATNFNPEINIREVNSKGKYWENGKWIETEPMEYKMIWNYPEIGPKDSYLLYHEEEESLVKHIKGLKRIRFWMTFSESYLTHLKVLDNVGMTRIDPIEVDGCKVVPLHVLKALLPDPASLGPRTKGKTNIGVVCEGIKDGKRRKIYIYNICDHQEAFKEVYSQCVSYTTGVPAMIGAKMMLTNEWRKSGVYNMEQFDPDPFMEELMKQGLPWTVLEMDPDETREVKV; from the coding sequence ATGAATAGAGTATTAATTATCGGAGCAGGTGGTGTTGGAAGAGTTGTAGCTCATAAATGCGCATTAAATAGTGATGTTTTTAATGAAATTACTCTTGCAAGCAGAACCCTAAGTAAATGTGAAGAGATAAAACAAGAGATAAAAAACAAATGGAATGTGGATATAAATGTTGCAAAAGTTGATGCAGATAATGTAAATGAACTAATTGATTTAATAAATTTAGTAAAACCTAATCTTGTTATAAATGTTGCCCTGCCTTACCAAGATTTATCAATTATGGAAGCTTGTATGGAGACAAAAGTTGATTATCTAGATACTGCAAATTATGAGCATCCAGATACAGCAAAATTTGAATACAAAGAGCAGTGGGCTTTGCATGAGACATTTAAAGAAAGAGGTATTATGGCTCTTCTTGGAAGCGGATTTGATCCGGGTGTTACAAATGTATTCGTTGCATATGCACAAAAACACTATTTTGATGAGATTCATTATATAGATATTCTTGATTGTAATGCGGGTGATCATGGATACCCTTTTGCTACAAACTTTAATCCAGAAATCAATATAAGAGAGGTTAATTCAAAAGGAAAATATTGGGAAAATGGAAAATGGATAGAGACTGAGCCAATGGAATATAAAATGATATGGAACTATCCAGAAATTGGCCCAAAAGATAGTTATCTTTTATATCATGAAGAGGAAGAGTCTTTAGTAAAACATATAAAAGGATTAAAAAGAATTAGATTTTGGATGACATTTAGTGAGAGTTATTTAACTCATTTAAAAGTTTTAGATAATGTTGGAATGACAAGGATTGATCCAATTGAAGTTGATGGATGCAAAGTTGTTCCTTTGCATGTTTTAAAAGCTTTACTTCCAGATCCTGCAAGTTTGGGCCCTAGAACAAAAGGAAAAACAAATATTGGTGTTGTATGTGAAGGTATAAAAGATGGAAAAAGAAGAAAAATATATATCTATAATATTTGTGACCATCAAGAGGCTTTTAAAGAGGTTTATAGCCAATGTGTAAGCTATACAACTGGAGTTCCTGCAATGATTGGAGCAAAGATGATGCTTACAAATGAGTGGAGAAAAAGCGGTGTTTATAATATGGAGCAGTTTGATCCAGATCCATTTATGGAAGAGTTAATGAAACAGGGTCTTCCTTGGACGGTTTTAGAGATGGATCCAGATGAGACAAGAGAAGTAAAAGTTTAA
- a CDS encoding endonuclease/exonuclease/phosphatase family protein — MHKIFILFLITVFCYSKPFKIASYNVQNLFDLQKSGLEYEDYIPYTHNWNEKTYKIKLKNIAKVIKDLNPDIIALQEIESLKVLKDLNSYLHYPYFAIAHSRFSPVKNAIFSKYKIIKKEEIEIKDIKRARNILKVTIDIENNTLIIFINHWKSKHAPESIRVIYAKALLKEIKKLNCKSDYIVLGDFNSNYNEFQTLLYEPLLNDTLGITGINHILPTIYKNRFVNEDFVKKHCGYLYNLWLEIPSLYRFSYIFKGKKNTLDNILLPKSMFDKYGVNYIDNSFNVFRPKYLYKNRHIYRWKIKRDRHLGKGYSDHLPIYAIFDTKPFYDKKEFTLKKIKIKNLYEQKPKEFDAIIENAAVLLRYKNIAIIKRGNDRAIMIYNAPDNLNEKNVYDIEILKTKRYKGNLEIVKTGDFVLKKTLKKVDQFFIKYKDQVLSKKIYQNEIITDLKGTYKNGYLFYKRGKIKLYFKDRSLIPKNNSKILIKRGHISYYYKPQIVIYYKKDFLIL; from the coding sequence ATGCATAAGATATTTATTCTATTTTTAATAACAGTTTTTTGCTATTCAAAACCTTTTAAAATAGCTTCATATAATGTTCAAAATCTATTTGATCTTCAAAAAAGTGGACTTGAATATGAAGATTATATTCCATACACGCATAACTGGAATGAAAAAACATATAAAATAAAACTTAAAAATATTGCAAAAGTTATAAAAGATTTAAATCCAGATATTATTGCTTTACAAGAGATTGAATCATTAAAAGTTTTAAAAGATTTAAACTCTTATTTGCATTATCCCTATTTTGCCATTGCACATAGTAGATTCTCTCCAGTAAAAAATGCCATTTTTTCTAAATATAAAATTATTAAAAAAGAAGAGATTGAGATAAAAGATATAAAAAGAGCAAGAAATATTTTAAAAGTAACCATAGATATAGAAAATAATACATTAATAATATTTATTAATCATTGGAAATCAAAACATGCGCCAGAAAGCATAAGAGTTATTTATGCAAAAGCCCTTTTAAAAGAGATAAAAAAACTAAACTGTAAAAGTGATTATATAGTTTTGGGTGATTTTAACTCAAACTATAATGAGTTTCAAACACTTCTTTATGAGCCACTACTAAATGATACATTAGGAATCACTGGAATAAATCATATCTTGCCTACTATTTATAAAAATAGATTTGTAAATGAAGATTTTGTAAAAAAACATTGTGGCTATTTATATAATCTTTGGCTTGAGATTCCTTCACTATATAGATTTAGCTATATTTTTAAAGGCAAAAAAAATACCCTTGATAACATTTTACTTCCAAAATCGATGTTTGATAAATATGGAGTAAACTATATAGATAACTCCTTTAATGTATTTAGGCCAAAATATCTATATAAAAATAGACATATTTATAGATGGAAAATAAAAAGAGATAGACATTTAGGTAAAGGATACTCAGATCATCTGCCAATATATGCAATCTTTGATACAAAGCCATTTTATGATAAAAAAGAGTTTACATTAAAAAAAATCAAAATAAAAAATCTATATGAACAAAAACCAAAAGAGTTTGATGCAATTATTGAAAATGCTGCTGTTTTATTGAGATATAAAAATATTGCAATAATAAAAAGAGGAAATGATAGAGCTATAATGATTTATAATGCTCCTGATAATTTAAATGAAAAAAATGTATATGATATTGAAATATTAAAAACAAAAAGATATAAAGGCAATTTAGAGATTGTAAAAACTGGCGATTTTGTTTTAAAAAAAACTCTAAAAAAAGTAGACCAATTTTTCATAAAATATAAAGATCAAGTTTTATCAAAAAAAATATATCAAAATGAGATTATTACTGATTTAAAAGGAACTTATAAAAATGGATACCTATTTTATAAAAGAGGTAAAATTAAGTTATATTTTAAAGACAGATCTTTAATACCAAAAAATAACTCCAAAATTCTTATAAAAAGGGGGCATATATCATACTATTATAAACCGCAAATAGTTATATATTATAAAAAAGATTTTTTAATTCTTTAG
- a CDS encoding sodium ion-translocating decarboxylase subunit beta gives MKKRVLTFFLALSIFILPLTALATVEHISKESVKVEKKEEVQSKGMGELFVNFYKQTGIYAFFNPKEGVKNAKGDEITKFQQSFGRIIMIGISFLLFYLAIAKGFEPLLLIPIGFGGLLANIPLANIIGDGGFIGELFKAGIANELFPILIFMGVGAMTDFGPLLANPKTALLGAAAQFGIFGTLVGAVVLSQIGIFDFSLQDAAAISIIGGADGPTTIFIASKLAPDLLGAMAVAAYSYMALVPVIQPPIMKALTTEEERKIKMTTRRQVRKIEKILFPLTVLVLAILILPESSPLIGALTFGNFVRESGVVERLSKTLQNELINIVTIFLGLSVGSKLAAEYFLVLESLGILLLGLVAFSIGTAAGVIMGKIMNKFSKEPINPLIGAAGVSAVPMAARVANRVGMEADPTNVLLMHAMGPNVAGVIGSAVAAGVLLSIF, from the coding sequence ATGAAAAAAAGAGTTTTAACATTTTTTCTTGCACTCTCAATATTTATATTGCCATTAACTGCTTTAGCAACAGTTGAGCATATATCTAAAGAGAGTGTAAAAGTTGAGAAAAAAGAGGAAGTTCAAAGTAAAGGTATGGGTGAACTGTTTGTAAATTTTTATAAACAGACAGGAATCTATGCTTTTTTCAACCCAAAAGAGGGTGTAAAAAATGCCAAAGGTGATGAGATAACAAAATTTCAACAAAGTTTTGGGCGAATCATAATGATAGGTATCTCCTTTTTGCTTTTTTATTTAGCTATTGCAAAAGGGTTTGAGCCGCTTCTTTTGATACCTATTGGTTTTGGTGGGCTTTTGGCAAATATTCCTCTTGCAAATATTATTGGTGATGGTGGTTTTATAGGAGAGCTTTTTAAAGCTGGTATTGCAAATGAGCTCTTTCCGATATTAATATTTATGGGTGTGGGTGCTATGACTGATTTTGGCCCACTTTTAGCAAATCCAAAAACTGCACTTCTTGGAGCAGCAGCTCAATTTGGTATTTTTGGAACTCTCGTTGGTGCTGTAGTATTAAGCCAAATTGGAATATTTGATTTTAGTTTGCAAGATGCGGCTGCCATTTCTATCATTGGTGGAGCCGATGGACCAACAACTATTTTTATAGCTAGTAAATTAGCTCCAGATCTATTAGGTGCTATGGCTGTTGCTGCATATAGCTATATGGCGTTGGTTCCAGTTATTCAGCCTCCAATAATGAAAGCTTTAACTACAGAAGAAGAGAGAAAAATTAAAATGACTACAAGAAGGCAGGTAAGAAAAATTGAGAAGATTTTATTTCCATTAACTGTTTTGGTTCTTGCAATTTTAATTTTACCTGAATCTTCACCTCTTATTGGAGCTTTAACGTTTGGAAACTTTGTCAGAGAATCTGGAGTAGTTGAGAGACTTTCAAAAACACTTCAAAATGAGCTTATAAATATTGTTACTATATTTTTAGGATTATCTGTTGGTTCAAAACTTGCTGCAGAATATTTTTTAGTTTTAGAATCTTTGGGAATATTACTTTTAGGTCTTGTTGCATTTTCAATTGGAACTGCAGCAGGAGTTATAATGGGTAAAATAATGAATAAATTCTCAAAAGAGCCTATTAATCCTCTAATTGGAGCAGCTGGTGTTAGTGCGGTTCCTATGGCAGCAAGAGTTGCAAATAGAGTAGGAATGGAAGCTGACCCTACAAATGTATTATTGATGCATGCGATGGGACCAAATGTTGCAGGTGTTATTGGATCAGCAGTTGCGGCTGGTGTTCTTCTTTCTATCTTTTAG
- a CDS encoding OadG family protein, with product MILESIKYMILGMGIVFIFLYVMVLVLDMQHKLVEKYFPQKEEPPQAPSRKDKLKKVAATIAAIHHMKNS from the coding sequence ATGATTTTAGAATCAATTAAATATATGATTCTTGGTATGGGTATCGTTTTTATATTTTTATATGTTATGGTGCTTGTGCTTGATATGCAGCATAAGCTTGTTGAAAAATATTTTCCTCAAAAAGAGGAACCTCCTCAAGCCCCTTCTAGAAAAGATAAACTAAAAAAAGTTGCTGCAACTATTGCTGCAATTCACCATATGAAAAACTCATAA
- a CDS encoding biotin/lipoyl-containing protein: MKKKYIDIMDTTFRDGFQSVFGGRVLMKDFLPALDAAKEVGINHFEFGGGARFQSLFFYLRENAFEMMDTFREKVGPDANLQVLARGINTVMLDTGSREMIDLFAKMFAKHGTTTVRNFDALNDVDNLEYSAKCIKKYGMKHEAVITIMDLPPGCTGAHTPEFYEKILREILDRGIEFDSLAFKDASGTSSPQKVYDTIKMARKILGKDVHIRLHTHETAGVSVACYLAALEAGIDGIDLAAAPVSGGTSQPDIITMLHATKGKPYDLGGLDMEKVLEYEEVLKDCLKEYFIPPEATQVSPMIPFSPMPGGALTANTQMMRDNKILHKYPDVIKAMREVVEKGGFGTSVTPVSQFYWQQAFNNVMFGPWKKIAPGYGRMVLGYFGKTPVEPDPAIVELASEQLNLPPTKENPLDIADRDETKSIAYWKKKLEDENIETSEENIFIAAACGDKGIAFLKGESPLMIRKKEDEEKKSMGKTSGIYTVIVDGEKFVVEVAEGEVEVKPQAEAKKEAEIVEEQESKGEAAGGMTEIKSAVPGTVWKILVNPGDKVKAGDKIMILESMKMEIDIPAPKDGVIAHIAVKVNDSVQEGQVLATME; this comes from the coding sequence ATGAAGAAAAAATATATAGATATTATGGATACAACTTTCCGTGATGGTTTTCAATCTGTATTTGGCGGAAGAGTTTTGATGAAGGACTTTTTGCCAGCCCTTGATGCTGCAAAAGAGGTTGGAATAAACCATTTTGAATTTGGTGGTGGCGCAAGGTTTCAGAGCCTTTTTTTCTATCTAAGAGAAAATGCTTTTGAAATGATGGATACTTTTAGGGAAAAAGTTGGTCCTGATGCTAATCTTCAAGTTTTAGCAAGAGGTATCAATACGGTTATGCTAGATACCGGAAGCAGGGAGATGATTGATCTTTTTGCAAAAATGTTTGCAAAACATGGTACAACTACTGTTAGAAATTTTGATGCATTAAATGATGTTGATAATCTTGAATATTCTGCAAAATGTATTAAAAAATATGGTATGAAACATGAAGCTGTTATTACTATTATGGATCTTCCTCCAGGATGCACAGGAGCTCATACGCCAGAATTTTATGAGAAAATATTAAGAGAGATTTTAGATAGAGGAATAGAGTTTGATTCATTAGCTTTTAAAGATGCAAGTGGGACAAGTTCTCCTCAAAAAGTTTATGATACGATAAAAATGGCAAGAAAAATTTTAGGTAAAGATGTTCATATAAGACTTCATACTCATGAAACTGCAGGTGTAAGTGTTGCTTGTTATTTAGCAGCTCTTGAAGCTGGTATTGATGGAATTGATTTAGCTGCTGCTCCAGTTAGTGGTGGAACAAGTCAGCCAGATATCATAACAATGCTTCATGCAACAAAAGGAAAGCCTTATGATTTAGGCGGGCTTGATATGGAAAAAGTACTTGAGTATGAAGAGGTTTTAAAAGATTGTTTAAAAGAGTATTTTATTCCACCTGAAGCAACACAAGTTAGTCCTATGATTCCTTTTTCTCCTATGCCAGGAGGAGCTCTTACAGCAAATACTCAAATGATGAGAGATAATAAGATTTTACATAAATATCCAGATGTGATAAAAGCTATGAGAGAAGTTGTTGAAAAAGGTGGATTTGGAACAAGTGTTACACCAGTTAGCCAATTTTATTGGCAACAGGCTTTTAATAATGTTATGTTTGGTCCTTGGAAAAAGATTGCTCCTGGATATGGAAGAATGGTTCTTGGTTATTTTGGGAAAACTCCAGTTGAGCCAGATCCTGCAATTGTTGAACTTGCAAGTGAACAGCTTAATCTTCCTCCAACAAAAGAGAATCCTCTTGATATTGCTGATAGAGATGAGACAAAATCTATTGCATATTGGAAGAAAAAACTTGAAGATGAAAATATAGAAACTTCTGAAGAAAATATCTTTATTGCTGCTGCATGTGGTGATAAAGGTATAGCATTTTTAAAGGGTGAGAGTCCATTGATGATAAGAAAAAAAGAAGATGAGGAGAAAAAAAGCATGGGTAAAACAAGTGGAATCTATACTGTAATTGTTGATGGAGAAAAATTTGTTGTAGAAGTTGCTGAGGGTGAAGTTGAAGTTAAACCTCAAGCAGAAGCAAAAAAAGAGGCTGAGATAGTTGAAGAACAAGAGAGCAAAGGCGAAGCAGCTGGTGGAATGACTGAAATTAAATCAGCAGTGCCAGGTACTGTTTGGAAAATTTTGGTAAATCCTGGTGATAAGGTAAAAGCTGGTGATAAAATAATGATTCTTGAATCTATGAAAATGGAGATTGATATTCCTGCTCCAAAAGATGGAGTTATCGCTCATATAGCTGTAAAAGTTAATGATAGTGTCCAAGAGGGACAAGTTTTAGCCACAATGGAGTAA
- a CDS encoding iron-sulfur cluster assembly scaffold protein, producing the protein MEQIPDINPAYLEHMIEPKNYGKMEEDDAKGIGKNKDSGEMVIMQLKIDPKTKKILDIKWQTNGCGTTLVSGSLFSIEYKRGTIQDGIDFTNKVLDKIKDNPPADAACGEVVARAFLAAIKDYEDRKKGIKKEHIEYVTLACPVPEESE; encoded by the coding sequence ATGGAGCAAATTCCAGATATAAATCCAGCATATTTAGAGCATATGATAGAACCTAAAAATTATGGGAAAATGGAAGAAGATGATGCAAAAGGTATAGGAAAAAACAAAGATAGTGGCGAAATGGTAATAATGCAGCTAAAAATTGATCCAAAAACAAAAAAAATTTTAGATATTAAATGGCAAACCAATGGATGTGGAACAACATTAGTTAGTGGAAGCCTTTTTAGTATAGAGTATAAAAGAGGTACAATTCAAGATGGAATAGATTTTACAAACAAAGTTTTAGATAAAATAAAAGATAATCCCCCTGCAGATGCAGCTTGTGGAGAAGTTGTTGCAAGAGCATTTTTGGCAGCAATAAAAGATTATGAAGATAGAAAAAAGGGTATTAAAAAAGAGCATATTGAGTATGTCACACTTGCTTGTCCAGTTCCTGAAGAAAGCGAATAA
- a CDS encoding alpha/beta hydrolase, with the protein MKYLAIAVVVLYFIAAIRVYLKQENEIFHPEKAPKNIVLEVKNLKKIEFKTSDNIILEGAFVENSKHNPLIIYFGGNSNNALAFLNVVKDINDFNFLVFNYRGYANSRGEPSQDKIFSDSIEIYDNFAKGKDVYLIGRSLGSSVATYLASKRDVKGLVLITPFDSILNLAKDKYPYLPMKFLLKHPFETYKYMEYVRTPVAIINVENDEVIPFKHYLNLERYIKNLAFKAILKDTTHMAVFTHPDFVKTLKNALDVLRRLN; encoded by the coding sequence TTGAAATATTTAGCAATAGCTGTAGTAGTTTTATATTTTATAGCTGCAATAAGAGTTTATCTAAAACAAGAAAATGAGATATTTCATCCTGAAAAAGCACCAAAAAATATAGTTTTAGAAGTAAAAAATTTAAAAAAAATAGAGTTTAAAACATCTGACAATATTATTTTAGAAGGAGCTTTTGTTGAAAATAGCAAACACAATCCTTTAATAATATATTTTGGTGGAAATTCTAATAATGCATTAGCATTTTTAAATGTAGTAAAAGATATAAATGATTTTAATTTTTTAGTTTTTAACTATAGAGGATATGCAAATTCTAGAGGGGAACCTTCACAGGATAAAATATTTTCTGACTCCATTGAAATATATGATAATTTTGCTAAAGGAAAAGATGTATATCTCATTGGAAGAAGTCTTGGAAGCTCAGTTGCAACATATCTTGCCAGTAAAAGAGATGTAAAAGGATTAGTGCTAATTACCCCTTTTGATTCTATTTTAAATCTAGCCAAAGATAAATACCCTTATCTTCCAATGAAATTTTTACTTAAACACCCATTTGAAACATATAAATATATGGAGTATGTAAGAACACCAGTAGCTATAATCAATGTTGAAAATGATGAGGTGATACCATTTAAACACTATTTAAATCTTGAAAGATATATTAAAAATCTTGCTTTTAAAGCGATTTTAAAAGATACTACTCATATGGCTGTTTTTACTCATCCAGATTTTGTCAAAACATTGAAAAATGCTTTAGATGTTTTAAGGAGACTCAATTGA